The DNA sequence GGCGCTGCCGACGGGCAGTCTACCGCTGGACGAGGGTACCTCGCAGGGTGGCTATGTCGACGACCGTGGCGTGGTCGTCACCGTCCTCCGTGTGTGCGGTGACGCCGCAGCGGTGCAGGCGCGCGTCGGTGTGTTCTTCACCGAGATCATCGCCTCCTGCGGCTGCGGTGACGAGCCGCAGGCGACCAACGCCTATTGTGAACTCGAGGTGCATATCGACCGCCAGACCGCGGCGGCCGTATTCGCTATTTCGACGTGAACAGAAGCTACGCAGGCGGCGTCTCGACGTCCCTCACGAGTGACCCAGACCGATGCACTACCTTCTCGGCACAGCCCTGACCACCGCGACGGTGGTCGCCATCGTCCTGCTGGCCATCCACCTTGGTTTTCGTGCCCCGCGGCGGGTCGAGCGCGGCAGTCCGGCGGACCTCGGCCTGACCTACGAGGCGGTCAGCATACCCACCGTCGACGGCAAACGGCTGTTCGCGTGGTGGCTGCCCGGTGCGAACGACGCCGCGCCGACCGTGGTATTGATGCATGGCTGGGGCGGCAACGCCGAACTGATGCTGCCGTTGGCCAAACCCCTGCATGCCGCCGGCCTGAATGTGCTGCTGCCGGATGCGCGCAATCACGGGCGCAGCGATGCGACATCCTTTTCCTCCATGCCCCGCTTCGCCGAGGACGTCGGTGCGGCCATCACCTGGCTGCACACGCGCACTGTGCCGCCGCCGGCGATCGTGCTGCTGGGACACTCGGTCGGTGCCGCCGCTGTGCTGCTGGAGGCCGCGCGACGCCACGACATCGCCGCCGTGATCAGCATCGCCGCGTTCGCCCACCCAGACTGGATGATGCGCCGCCAGCTGGCACGCCTGCGGCTCCCGGGGCCGCTCATCGACGCAGTGCTGCGCTATGTGGAATGGGTCATCGGCCACCGCTATGACGACATCGCGCCGCTCAACACCGTCCGCCGCGTCGACTGCCCGGTGCTGCTGGTCCATGGCAAGGCGGACGACACCGTGCCGGCGACGGAT is a window from the Gammaproteobacteria bacterium genome containing:
- a CDS encoding glucosamine--fructose-6-phosphate aminotransferase, which translates into the protein MRAWDGNGDGEACATALKEELTALPTGSLPLDEGTSQGGYVDDRGVVVTVLRVCGDAAAVQARVGVFFTEIIASCGCGDEPQATNAYCELEVHIDRQTAAAVFAIST
- a CDS encoding alpha/beta hydrolase, producing the protein MHYLLGTALTTATVVAIVLLAIHLGFRAPRRVERGSPADLGLTYEAVSIPTVDGKRLFAWWLPGANDAAPTVVLMHGWGGNAELMLPLAKPLHAAGLNVLLPDARNHGRSDATSFSSMPRFAEDVGAAITWLHTRTVPPPAIVLLGHSVGAAAVLLEAARRHDIAAVISIAAFAHPDWMMRRQLARLRLPGPLIDAVLRYVEWVIGHRYDDIAPLNTVRRVDCPVLLVHGKADDTVPATDALAIRGNPGSEQVELLLLDGAGHNSVDLIERHADRLLTFLQRAGVVQ